From Cydia strobilella chromosome 4, ilCydStro3.1, whole genome shotgun sequence, the proteins below share one genomic window:
- the LOC134740500 gene encoding uncharacterized protein LOC134740500 isoform X1 produces the protein MSARAASPALIEIAEPDAADCPTLALPPEGNVKHKNYRMLNENLRAYTPTGDIHTSPEKGKLVAKFDVSSSISPPRARILELLRSDDPGRESLEAIVRPVSRRGLTRPLDEDTRRFLERALLSPSPYGFSADSPEPLHRSAKEPYTPEPTTPEPEEKPPQKKGRSLADELRDAEDETSEKKDIYLEFIKRGGGLKDAVERERLGKLALSVEEDSDSESEDSLTLAARRLDALLEESRGLHKELQGIHQDMQAQCARAGRCAAAARALDAECRSLRFLDDVLALLRGDVTAASARSWPFALPTRLPGRNYIV, from the exons ATGAGCGCGCGCGCAGCCTCGCCCGCTCTCATAGAGATCGCGGAGCCCGACGCCGCGGATTGCCCCACCCTCGCCCTGCCCCCTGAAGGTAacgtcaaacacaaaaactacaGAATGCTCAACGAAAACCTCCGCGCCTACACCCCGACCGGAGACATACACACGTCACCAGAAAAAGGAAAGCTTGTCGCCAAATTTGATGTATCATCCTCCATCTCCCCGCCGAGAGCAAGAATACTAGAGCTACTCAGATCTGATGACCCTGGACGAGAAAGCTTGGAAGCCATAGTCAGACCAGTTTCAAGAAGAGGCTTAACCCGACCTCTTGATGAAGACACTAGAAGATTCTTGGAAAGAGCGCTTCTATCCCCAAGTCCTTACGGATTTTCAGCAGATTCACCAGAACCTCTCCATCGATCTGCTAAAGAACCATACACACCTGAGCCTACGACTCCAGAACCGGAAGAAAAACCTCCGCAGAAAAAGGGCCGGTCGTTAGCTGATGAGCTGCGTGATGCTGAAGATGAGACAAGTGAAAAGAAGGATATATACTTGGAGTTTATCAAGCGAGGTGGTGGTTTGAAGGATGCAGTGGAACGGGAGAGGTTAGGGAAGCTCGCGTTGTCAGTGGAAGAAGACAGTGATAGTGAGAGTGAGGACAGTTTGACATTGGCCGCTCGGAGGTTGGACGCGTTGCTGGAGGAATCCCGAGGCCTGCACAAGGAGCTGCAGGGCATCCACCAGGACATGCAG gcGCAATGCGCGCGCGCCGGCCgttgcgcggcggcggcgcgcgcgctggaCGCCGAGTGCCGCTCGCTGCGTTTCCTCGACGATGTTTTGGCCCTCCTGAGGGGTGATGTGACTGCTGCCAGCGCGCGATCTTGGCCATTTGCGTTACCTACTAGATTGCCTGGAAGAAACTATATAGTTTGA
- the LOC134740500 gene encoding uncharacterized protein LOC134740500 isoform X2: MSARAASPALIEIAEPDAADCPTLALPPEGNVKHKNYRMLNENLRAYTPTGDIHTSPEKGKLVAKFDVSSSISPPRARILELLRSDDPGRESLEAIVRPVSRRGLTRPLDEDTRRFLERALLSPSPYGFSADSPEPLHRSAKEPYTPEPTTPEPEEKPPQKKGRSLADELRDAEDETSEKKDIYLEFIKRGGGLKDAVERERLGKLALSVEEDSDSESEDSLTLAARRLDALLEESRGLHKELQGIHQDMQVLAQRVSRRDL; this comes from the coding sequence ATGAGCGCGCGCGCAGCCTCGCCCGCTCTCATAGAGATCGCGGAGCCCGACGCCGCGGATTGCCCCACCCTCGCCCTGCCCCCTGAAGGTAacgtcaaacacaaaaactacaGAATGCTCAACGAAAACCTCCGCGCCTACACCCCGACCGGAGACATACACACGTCACCAGAAAAAGGAAAGCTTGTCGCCAAATTTGATGTATCATCCTCCATCTCCCCGCCGAGAGCAAGAATACTAGAGCTACTCAGATCTGATGACCCTGGACGAGAAAGCTTGGAAGCCATAGTCAGACCAGTTTCAAGAAGAGGCTTAACCCGACCTCTTGATGAAGACACTAGAAGATTCTTGGAAAGAGCGCTTCTATCCCCAAGTCCTTACGGATTTTCAGCAGATTCACCAGAACCTCTCCATCGATCTGCTAAAGAACCATACACACCTGAGCCTACGACTCCAGAACCGGAAGAAAAACCTCCGCAGAAAAAGGGCCGGTCGTTAGCTGATGAGCTGCGTGATGCTGAAGATGAGACAAGTGAAAAGAAGGATATATACTTGGAGTTTATCAAGCGAGGTGGTGGTTTGAAGGATGCAGTGGAACGGGAGAGGTTAGGGAAGCTCGCGTTGTCAGTGGAAGAAGACAGTGATAGTGAGAGTGAGGACAGTTTGACATTGGCCGCTCGGAGGTTGGACGCGTTGCTGGAGGAATCCCGAGGCCTGCACAAGGAGCTGCAGGGCATCCACCAGGACATGCAGGTGCTGGCCCAACGCGTGTCTCGCCGCGACCTCTGA